TGCAGCGTTGTTTGCTGATGGACCAACCCGCTTAAACAATATAGCTAGTTGGCGTGTGAAAGAAACTGATCGCATTGCAGCGATGGCAAAAGAGTTAAAAAAAGTTGGCGCAATCGTGGAAGAGGGTGCCGATTACATTGTTGTTCAAGCTCCCGCCTCACCAAATGACTGGAAGTCGCCGAGCGAAGGTATTGATACTTACGATGATCATCGTATGGCGATGTGTTTTTCACTTGCTGCGTTTGGTCCGAATGCACTCAAGATCAACGATCCCAACTGCGTGGCTAAAACTTTTCCAACCTACTTCACAGAATTTTCCAAGGTAGTGAACTAAGTTCATGGGCCCTTTTCTAGTTATTACAATTGACGGACCCACCGCTTCAGGTAAGGGTACGGTTGCCTCCTTGGTGGCAGAAAAGTTGGGATTTCATTATTTGGATAGCGGAGCGCTTTATCGCTTAGTTGCTTTGGCTAGCGAGAAACAGGGCGTAGACGTCAAAAATGGCTCAGAGTTAGGCCTTTTAGTTCCTAAGCTATTGATTTCATTCAAAAATAATCTAATTTTTCTCAATGGCGACGACGTTACTGAGGCTATTCGTACAGAAAGCATCGGTTTGAGAGCTTCTGCTTTAGCTGTTCATCCAGAGGTGCGGTCTGCTTTGGTGGGGCTGCAACGTAGTTTTCGCCAATCTCCAGGTTTGGTGGCTGATGGCAGGGATATGGCCAGTGTCATCTTTCCAGATGCGGTTTTGAAGGTTTTCTTGACTGCAACTGCTGCAGCTAGAGCCGAGCGTCGCTATAAGCAATTGATAGCTAAGGGAATTTCTGCTAAACTTGAGGACTTGCTGCAAGATTTGCAGGAGCGCGATGCTAGAGACAGTAGTCGAGGCGCCGCACCCTTGTTGGTTGCAGATGGTGCAAAAGTGCTTGAAACATCAGATTTATCGATTGAACAAGCCGTTAAGACAGTTTTAGATTGGTATCAATCTTCAATGACTTAGTTTTGTATGTAGTTGGCTGTAGGTAGTAGTTTTGGTGTCTTAAGAAACTCCACAACGCGATCATTTCATAAGCGTGTTTCTTTAGGGCTTTTTAACCTAACCCGTCAGGCCTTCTGGCGGCACAAAGTGAATACACATGTCTGAATCATTTGCAGAATTATTTGAAGAATCATTAACCCGTTCGAATATGAAGACCGGCCAAGTTATTTCGGCTGAAGTTCTTCGCATCGACCATAACTTCGTCGTTGTTAACGCCGGCTTAAAGTCTGAAGCGTTTATTCCTGTTGAAGAATTCCATAACGACGCTGGCGAGATTGAAGTAGCTCCTGGCGATTTCGTTTCTGTTGCTATCGACGCTCTTGAGAACGGCTATGGCGACACCATCCTTTCCCGTGATAAAGCAAAACGCTTAGCTTCATGGATGAATTTGGAAAAAGCGCTCGAGCAAGCTGAGATCGTTACCGGTACCGTTACTGGTAAGGTTAAAGGCGGCTTGACTGTCATGGTTAACGGTATCCGCACATTCTTGCCTGGATCACTCGTTGATACACGCCCAATCAAAGACACCAGCCCTTACGAAGGTAAGACGATGGAGTTCAAGGTTATCAAGCTCGACCGTAAGCGTAACAACGTAGTGTTGTCACGTCGTGCAGTGGTTGAAGCTAGCCAAGGTGAAGAGCGCGCTAAGTTGATGTCTAACCTTAAAGGAGGTGCAGTGGTTACTGGCCTCGTTAAGAACATCACTGATTACGGCGCATTCGTTGACCTCGGTGGTATCGATGGCCTCTTGCACATTACTGACTTGGCATGGCGTCGTGTGCGTCACC
The nucleotide sequence above comes from Polynucleobacter necessarius. Encoded proteins:
- the cmk gene encoding (d)CMP kinase, coding for MGPFLVITIDGPTASGKGTVASLVAEKLGFHYLDSGALYRLVALASEKQGVDVKNGSELGLLVPKLLISFKNNLIFLNGDDVTEAIRTESIGLRASALAVHPEVRSALVGLQRSFRQSPGLVADGRDMASVIFPDAVLKVFLTATAAARAERRYKQLIAKGISAKLEDLLQDLQERDARDSSRGAAPLLVADGAKVLETSDLSIEQAVKTVLDWYQSSMT